One window of the Sulfitobacter alexandrii genome contains the following:
- a CDS encoding chorismate mutase, which translates to MTDTAARAAELLKDHRASIDRLDAILVYTLGERFKHTQAVGRLKAAHDLPPSDPDREAKQIARLEDLAKEADLDPEFAKKFLNFIIAEVIRHHQQHQS; encoded by the coding sequence ATGACAGATACCGCAGCGCGCGCCGCAGAGCTTCTCAAGGACCACCGCGCCAGCATCGACAGGCTGGATGCGATACTGGTCTACACCTTGGGTGAGCGTTTCAAGCACACCCAGGCCGTGGGTCGGCTCAAGGCCGCACACGACCTTCCCCCGTCCGATCCGGATCGCGAAGCGAAACAGATCGCCCGGCTCGAAGATTTGGCGAAAGAGGCCGACCTCGATCCCGAATTCGCCAAGAAGTTCCTGAACTTCATCATCGCCGAAGTCATTCGGCACCATCAACAGCACCAATCGTAA
- the rpsP gene encoding 30S ribosomal protein S16, producing MAMKVRLARGGSKKRPHYSIVAADSRMPRDGRFIEKLGTYNPLLPKDSEDRVKMNVERIQEWMSKGAQPTDRVKRMLEAAGALPKTERNNPNKGTPGKKAQERAQEKADKAAAAAEAANAPAEEAPAEEAAAEE from the coding sequence ATGGCCATGAAAGTTCGTCTCGCCCGCGGCGGCTCCAAGAAGCGTCCGCACTACTCCATCGTCGCCGCCGACAGCCGCATGCCGCGCGACGGCCGCTTCATCGAGAAGCTGGGCACCTACAATCCGCTGCTGCCCAAGGACAGCGAGGACCGGGTCAAGATGAACGTCGAGCGCATCCAGGAATGGATGTCGAAAGGCGCGCAGCCCACCGACCGCGTGAAGCGCATGCTCGAAGCTGCCGGCGCCCTGCCCAAGACCGAGCGCAACAACCCCAACAAGGGCACGCCGGGCAAGAAGGCACAGGAGCGCGCGCAGGAGAAGGCCGACAAGGCTGCCGCCGCTGCCGAAGCCGCGAACGCACCTGCCGAGGAAGCACCGGCAGAAGAAGCAGCCGCTGAAGAATAA